Proteins encoded together in one Telopea speciosissima isolate NSW1024214 ecotype Mountain lineage unplaced genomic scaffold, Tspe_v1 Tspe_v1.1027, whole genome shotgun sequence window:
- the LOC122648416 gene encoding uncharacterized protein LOC122648416: MVVENKILPLRGPRGVPTPGHLLFADKVFIFINGSLSLSGRVTRDRMMPLVDKFKLRLSSWKGKLLSFAGRVELVCSMMLSISVHNFSVYWWPASLVLMMERWVCNFIWSEDIEARRVLSVKWDSACKPKSEGGLGIHQLRDLNVALLCKLVRLIKHDDYLQQRCVISNGNSVKIWSDCWLGSESIVVASELGLDWFVDKSSLVADFISRSSWSLLQAALDGFAGLPPFNFLEDPSLFLGS, from the exons ATGGTGGTTGAGAACAAGATCTTGCCCTTGAGAGGTCCAAGAGGTGTCCCTACCCCAGGGCATTTACTTTTTGCTGACAAggtgtttatttttattaatggtTCTCTCAGCCTCTCAG GGAGGGTTACTAGGGATAGAATGATGCCTTTGGTCGATAAATTCAAGCTTCGCCTCTCAAGCTGGAAAGGAAAGCTCTTATCTTTCGCAGGGAGAGTTGAGCTTGTGTGCTCGATGATGTTGAGTATTTCCGTTCACAACTTCTCTGTATATTGGTGGCCTGCTTCTTTAGTGTTGATGATGGAGAGATGGGTCTGCAACTTTATTTGGTCAGAAGATATTGAGGCTAGGAGggttctatcggtcaagtgggATTCGGCGTGCAAGCCGAAGTCTGAAGGTGGTTTGGGTATTCATCAGCTTCGTGATCTGAACGTGGCGCTGCTATGTAAATTGGTTCGGTTGATTAAGCATGATGATTATTTG CAGCAAAGGTGTGTCATCAGCAATGGCAACTCTGTTAAAATTTGGAGTGATTGTTGGTTGGGCAGTGAGTCAATTGTGGTTGCTTCGGAGCTTGGCCTTGATTGGTTTGTGGATAAATCCTCATTAGTTGCTGATTTCATCTCTAGGTCCTCTTGGTCTCTTTTACAG GCAGCTTTGGATGGATTTGCAGGCCTTCCTCCATTCAATTTCTTGGAAGATCCCTCACTATTTTTGGGAAGCTAA